A stretch of the Aegilops tauschii subsp. strangulata cultivar AL8/78 chromosome 4, Aet v6.0, whole genome shotgun sequence genome encodes the following:
- the LOC109776438 gene encoding serine/threonine-protein kinase MPS1 isoform X3: MERRGNFLRPPAPDDAAAAGRSATFPAAGDTGHTNLTSSSGSSSSSTVTGDPLDFLGQIHAACKRQRPLGTTQRATRILLPRGEGPAKAGTSPSVRQSSGGMAMQKQSGVLTASRLQKVSPDQKDVNAGAGVLASNQNDMLTTPSMLSTITDGHNQIAGQNDQQKNEMNMFVDRNKSSLDVSSSRITSRNASVAVGFKKDQFYSVGDSHLTSQGDNYHVAQAAHDQGGKHQKLELAGASVEMDVKYDAANLPQKVIEEACNQNHGEPMTRCSVVGSSVTAVSLHSGQNTRVPQSNRYASPMQMPECTVESSAAIPGSVPPKQQEAAMPSSVGDWNPKNHQVPNTTDKAAPGNGGLPSQGQGLSANEQSTSAKDGGTSQANRDQKERRKKGYDPEHFFKVNGKLYQKLGKIGSGGSSEVHKVISMERAIYALKKIKLKGRDYPTAYGFCQEIGYLNKLKGKSNIIQLIDYEVTDKNLLKEGPISPRDGKIKDDQYIYMVLEFGEIDLAHMVAQKWKERNNSNMKIDENWLRFYWQQMLEAVNTIHEERIVHSDLKPANFMLVKGSLKLIDFGIAKAIMNDTTNIQRDSQVGTLNYMSPEALLCNEQDSSGNIFKCGRPTDIWSLGCILYQMVYGKTPFADYTTFWTKFKAVTDRNHKISYEPVDNPWLIDLMQRCLAWDRDERWRIPQLLQHPFLVPLVPRDLPPIDPDPDPCSMLMDQVRPHWDNPEVARLCSELRGVIAKCKEDQSSQSTET; this comes from the exons ATGGAGAGGAGGGGTAACTTCCTCCGGCCCCCGGCCCCCGACGACGCCGCGGCCGCCGGCAGGAGCGCCACGTTCCCCGCCGCCGGGGACACGGGCCACACCAACCTCACCTCCTCCTCgggctcctcctcctcatccaccGTCACGGGCGACCCTCTCGACTTCCTGGGCCAGATCCATGCGGCCTGCAagcgccagaggcccctcg GTACAACACAGCGTGCAACTCGTATCCTGTTGCCTCGAGGTGAGGGGCCGGCGAAAGCTGGTACCAGCCCTTCTGTTCGACAGAGTTCTGGAGGAATGGCTATGCAGAAGCAGAGTGGCGTGCTGACGGCCTCCAGGTTGCAAAAGGTGTCACCTGATCAAAAGGATGTTAACGCTGGTGCAGGAGTACTGGCATCAAATCAAAACGACATGTTGACTACACCTTCCATGTTGAGTACTATCACAGATGGCCATAATCAGATTGCTGGTCAAAACGACCAGCAGAAGAATGAAATGAATATGTTTGTGGACAGGAATAAGTCGTCGTTAGATGTTTCTTCATCTCGGATCACATCTCGAAATGCATCAGTGGCCGTCGGTTTCAAGAAAGATCAGTTTTATTCAGTTGGCGATTCACACTTAACTTCTCAGG GAGATAATTATCATGTGGCTCAGGCAGCACATGATCAAGGCGGGAAACATCAGAAGCTTGAGCTAGCTGGTGCATCAGTTGAGATGGATGTCAAGTATGATGCAGCAAATTTGCCTCAAAAAGTGATTGAAGAAGCTTGTAATCAGAATCATGGAGAGCCAATGACCCGTTGCTCTGTCGTTGGTTCTTCTGTTACTGCTGTATCACTACATTCAGGGCAAAATACACGAGTTCCTCAGAGTAACCGATATGCTTCGCCAATGCAGATGCCTGAATGTACAGTGGAATCATCTGCAGCTATACCGGGTAGTGTCCCTCCCAAACAGCAAGAAGCTGCAATGCCATCAAGTGTTGGTGATTGGAATCCTAAAAACCATCAGGTTCCTAATACAACGGACAAAGCTGCCCCTGGCAATGGAGGTTTGCCATCCCAAGGCCAAGGGTTATCTGCTAATGAACAATCTACGTCTGCCAAGGATGGGGGTACTTCGCAAGCAAACAGGGATCAGAAGGAGCGCCGAAAAAAGGGTTATGATCCTGAACATTTCTTTAAGGTGAACGGGAAACTTTATCAGAAACTTGGTAAAATAGGTTCTGGTGGCAGCAGTGAAGTTCACAAAGTTATATCAATGGAACGTGCAATATACGCCCTGAAAAAGATAAAGCTTAAAGGTCGTGACTACCCGACGGCATATGGCTTTTGCCAAGAAATCGGTTACCTAAATAAGCTGAAAGGAAAGAGTAACATCATACAGCTAATTGATTACGAG GTCACTGATAAAAATTTACTTAAAGAAGGCCCTATCTCACCTCGGGATGGAAAAATTAAGGATGATCAATACATTTACATGGTCCTTGAGTTTGGCGAAATTGATTTAGCACATATGGTTGCTCAGAAGTGGAAGGAGAGGAacaactcaaatatgaaaatagaTGAAAATTGGCTGCGGTTTTATTGGCAG CAAATGCTTGAAGCAGTCAATACAATACATGAGGAACGGATAGTGCATTCCGATTTGAAGCCTGCAAATTTTATGCTTGTGAAGGGATCACTGAAGCTAATAGACTTTGGCATTGCCAAAGCTATAATGAATGATACGACAAACATTCAGCGTGATTCTCAG GTAGGAACACTTAACTACATGTCACCCGAAGCATTGCTATGCAATGAGCAAGATTCCAGTGGGAACATTTTCAAGTGTGGTCGGCCAACTGATATCTGGTCTCTTGGATGTATTCTTTATCAGATGGTGTATGGTAAGACACCATTTGCAGACTACACGACTTTCTGGACCAAATTCAAAGCTGTTACCGATAGGAACCACAAGATCAGTTATGAACCGGTCGACAACCCATGGCTTATTGATCTCATGCAAAGGTGCCTGGCCTGGGACCGAGACGAACGGTGGAGAATACCTCAATTGCTTCAACacccctttcttgtccctctggTGCCACGGGATTTGCCTCCCATCGACCCTGATCCTGATCCGTGCAGCATGCTGATGGACCAGGTCAGACCACACTGGGACAATCCCGAGGTTGCCAGACTTTGCTCCGAGCTTCGAGGCGTGATTGCAAAGTGCAAGGAGGATCAGAGCAGTCAAAGCACTGAAACGTAA
- the LOC109776438 gene encoding serine/threonine-protein kinase MPS1 isoform X4: protein MERRGNFLRPPAPDDAAAAGRSATFPAAGDTGHTNLTSSSGSSSSSTVTGDPLDFLGQIHAACKRQRPLGTTQRATRILLPRGEGPAKAGTSPSVRQSSGGMAMQKQSGVLTASRLQKVSPDQKDVNAGAGVLASNQNDMLTTPSMLSTITDGHNQIAGQNDQQKNEMNMFVDRNKSSLDVSSSRITSRNASVAVGFKKDQFYSVGDSHLTSQGENVGVTTDSRMDSMLSYLHSVSLSAGDNYHVAQAAHDQGGKHQKLELAGASVEMDVKYDAANLPQKVIEEACNQNHGEPMTRCSVVGSSVTAVSLHSGQNTRVPQSNRYASPMQMPECTVESSAAIPGSVPPKQQEAAMPSSVGDWNPKNHQVPNTTDKAAPGNGGLPSQGQGLSANEQSTSAKDGGTSQANRDQKERRKKGYDPEHFFKVNGKLYQKLGKIGSGGSSEVHKVISMERAIYALKKIKLKGRDYPTAYGFCQEIGYLNKLKGKSNIIQLIDYEQMLEAVNTIHEERIVHSDLKPANFMLVKGSLKLIDFGIAKAIMNDTTNIQRDSQVGTLNYMSPEALLCNEQDSSGNIFKCGRPTDIWSLGCILYQMVYGKTPFADYTTFWTKFKAVTDRNHKISYEPVDNPWLIDLMQRCLAWDRDERWRIPQLLQHPFLVPLVPRDLPPIDPDPDPCSMLMDQVRPHWDNPEVARLCSELRGVIAKCKEDQSSQSTET, encoded by the exons ATGGAGAGGAGGGGTAACTTCCTCCGGCCCCCGGCCCCCGACGACGCCGCGGCCGCCGGCAGGAGCGCCACGTTCCCCGCCGCCGGGGACACGGGCCACACCAACCTCACCTCCTCCTCgggctcctcctcctcatccaccGTCACGGGCGACCCTCTCGACTTCCTGGGCCAGATCCATGCGGCCTGCAagcgccagaggcccctcg GTACAACACAGCGTGCAACTCGTATCCTGTTGCCTCGAGGTGAGGGGCCGGCGAAAGCTGGTACCAGCCCTTCTGTTCGACAGAGTTCTGGAGGAATGGCTATGCAGAAGCAGAGTGGCGTGCTGACGGCCTCCAGGTTGCAAAAGGTGTCACCTGATCAAAAGGATGTTAACGCTGGTGCAGGAGTACTGGCATCAAATCAAAACGACATGTTGACTACACCTTCCATGTTGAGTACTATCACAGATGGCCATAATCAGATTGCTGGTCAAAACGACCAGCAGAAGAATGAAATGAATATGTTTGTGGACAGGAATAAGTCGTCGTTAGATGTTTCTTCATCTCGGATCACATCTCGAAATGCATCAGTGGCCGTCGGTTTCAAGAAAGATCAGTTTTATTCAGTTGGCGATTCACACTTAACTTCTCAGG GTGAGAATGTAGGAGTAACCACTGACAGTAGAATGGACAGTATGTTGTCTTATCTGCATTCTGTTTCATTGTCAGCAGGAGATAATTATCATGTGGCTCAGGCAGCACATGATCAAGGCGGGAAACATCAGAAGCTTGAGCTAGCTGGTGCATCAGTTGAGATGGATGTCAAGTATGATGCAGCAAATTTGCCTCAAAAAGTGATTGAAGAAGCTTGTAATCAGAATCATGGAGAGCCAATGACCCGTTGCTCTGTCGTTGGTTCTTCTGTTACTGCTGTATCACTACATTCAGGGCAAAATACACGAGTTCCTCAGAGTAACCGATATGCTTCGCCAATGCAGATGCCTGAATGTACAGTGGAATCATCTGCAGCTATACCGGGTAGTGTCCCTCCCAAACAGCAAGAAGCTGCAATGCCATCAAGTGTTGGTGATTGGAATCCTAAAAACCATCAGGTTCCTAATACAACGGACAAAGCTGCCCCTGGCAATGGAGGTTTGCCATCCCAAGGCCAAGGGTTATCTGCTAATGAACAATCTACGTCTGCCAAGGATGGGGGTACTTCGCAAGCAAACAGGGATCAGAAGGAGCGCCGAAAAAAGGGTTATGATCCTGAACATTTCTTTAAGGTGAACGGGAAACTTTATCAGAAACTTGGTAAAATAGGTTCTGGTGGCAGCAGTGAAGTTCACAAAGTTATATCAATGGAACGTGCAATATACGCCCTGAAAAAGATAAAGCTTAAAGGTCGTGACTACCCGACGGCATATGGCTTTTGCCAAGAAATCGGTTACCTAAATAAGCTGAAAGGAAAGAGTAACATCATACAGCTAATTGATTACGAG CAAATGCTTGAAGCAGTCAATACAATACATGAGGAACGGATAGTGCATTCCGATTTGAAGCCTGCAAATTTTATGCTTGTGAAGGGATCACTGAAGCTAATAGACTTTGGCATTGCCAAAGCTATAATGAATGATACGACAAACATTCAGCGTGATTCTCAG GTAGGAACACTTAACTACATGTCACCCGAAGCATTGCTATGCAATGAGCAAGATTCCAGTGGGAACATTTTCAAGTGTGGTCGGCCAACTGATATCTGGTCTCTTGGATGTATTCTTTATCAGATGGTGTATGGTAAGACACCATTTGCAGACTACACGACTTTCTGGACCAAATTCAAAGCTGTTACCGATAGGAACCACAAGATCAGTTATGAACCGGTCGACAACCCATGGCTTATTGATCTCATGCAAAGGTGCCTGGCCTGGGACCGAGACGAACGGTGGAGAATACCTCAATTGCTTCAACacccctttcttgtccctctggTGCCACGGGATTTGCCTCCCATCGACCCTGATCCTGATCCGTGCAGCATGCTGATGGACCAGGTCAGACCACACTGGGACAATCCCGAGGTTGCCAGACTTTGCTCCGAGCTTCGAGGCGTGATTGCAAAGTGCAAGGAGGATCAGAGCAGTCAAAGCACTGAAACGTAA
- the LOC109776438 gene encoding serine/threonine-protein kinase MPS1 isoform X2, which yields MERRGNFLRPPAPDDAAAAGRSATFPAAGDTGHTNLTSSSGSSSSSTVTGDPLDFLGQIHAACKRQRPLGTTQRATRILLPRGEGPAKAGTSPSVRQSSGGMAMQKQSGVLTASRLQKVSPDQKDVNAGAGVLASNQNDMLTTPSMLSTITDGHNQIAGQNDQQKNEMNMFVDRNKSSLDVSSSRITSRNASVAVGFKKDQFYSVGDSHLTSQAGDNYHVAQAAHDQGGKHQKLELAGASVEMDVKYDAANLPQKVIEEACNQNHGEPMTRCSVVGSSVTAVSLHSGQNTRVPQSNRYASPMQMPECTVESSAAIPGSVPPKQQEAAMPSSVGDWNPKNHQVPNTTDKAAPGNGGLPSQGQGLSANEQSTSAKDGGTSQANRDQKERRKKGYDPEHFFKVNGKLYQKLGKIGSGGSSEVHKVISMERAIYALKKIKLKGRDYPTAYGFCQEIGYLNKLKGKSNIIQLIDYEVTDKNLLKEGPISPRDGKIKDDQYIYMVLEFGEIDLAHMVAQKWKERNNSNMKIDENWLRFYWQQMLEAVNTIHEERIVHSDLKPANFMLVKGSLKLIDFGIAKAIMNDTTNIQRDSQVGTLNYMSPEALLCNEQDSSGNIFKCGRPTDIWSLGCILYQMVYGKTPFADYTTFWTKFKAVTDRNHKISYEPVDNPWLIDLMQRCLAWDRDERWRIPQLLQHPFLVPLVPRDLPPIDPDPDPCSMLMDQVRPHWDNPEVARLCSELRGVIAKCKEDQSSQSTET from the exons ATGGAGAGGAGGGGTAACTTCCTCCGGCCCCCGGCCCCCGACGACGCCGCGGCCGCCGGCAGGAGCGCCACGTTCCCCGCCGCCGGGGACACGGGCCACACCAACCTCACCTCCTCCTCgggctcctcctcctcatccaccGTCACGGGCGACCCTCTCGACTTCCTGGGCCAGATCCATGCGGCCTGCAagcgccagaggcccctcg GTACAACACAGCGTGCAACTCGTATCCTGTTGCCTCGAGGTGAGGGGCCGGCGAAAGCTGGTACCAGCCCTTCTGTTCGACAGAGTTCTGGAGGAATGGCTATGCAGAAGCAGAGTGGCGTGCTGACGGCCTCCAGGTTGCAAAAGGTGTCACCTGATCAAAAGGATGTTAACGCTGGTGCAGGAGTACTGGCATCAAATCAAAACGACATGTTGACTACACCTTCCATGTTGAGTACTATCACAGATGGCCATAATCAGATTGCTGGTCAAAACGACCAGCAGAAGAATGAAATGAATATGTTTGTGGACAGGAATAAGTCGTCGTTAGATGTTTCTTCATCTCGGATCACATCTCGAAATGCATCAGTGGCCGTCGGTTTCAAGAAAGATCAGTTTTATTCAGTTGGCGATTCACACTTAACTTCTCAGG CAGGAGATAATTATCATGTGGCTCAGGCAGCACATGATCAAGGCGGGAAACATCAGAAGCTTGAGCTAGCTGGTGCATCAGTTGAGATGGATGTCAAGTATGATGCAGCAAATTTGCCTCAAAAAGTGATTGAAGAAGCTTGTAATCAGAATCATGGAGAGCCAATGACCCGTTGCTCTGTCGTTGGTTCTTCTGTTACTGCTGTATCACTACATTCAGGGCAAAATACACGAGTTCCTCAGAGTAACCGATATGCTTCGCCAATGCAGATGCCTGAATGTACAGTGGAATCATCTGCAGCTATACCGGGTAGTGTCCCTCCCAAACAGCAAGAAGCTGCAATGCCATCAAGTGTTGGTGATTGGAATCCTAAAAACCATCAGGTTCCTAATACAACGGACAAAGCTGCCCCTGGCAATGGAGGTTTGCCATCCCAAGGCCAAGGGTTATCTGCTAATGAACAATCTACGTCTGCCAAGGATGGGGGTACTTCGCAAGCAAACAGGGATCAGAAGGAGCGCCGAAAAAAGGGTTATGATCCTGAACATTTCTTTAAGGTGAACGGGAAACTTTATCAGAAACTTGGTAAAATAGGTTCTGGTGGCAGCAGTGAAGTTCACAAAGTTATATCAATGGAACGTGCAATATACGCCCTGAAAAAGATAAAGCTTAAAGGTCGTGACTACCCGACGGCATATGGCTTTTGCCAAGAAATCGGTTACCTAAATAAGCTGAAAGGAAAGAGTAACATCATACAGCTAATTGATTACGAG GTCACTGATAAAAATTTACTTAAAGAAGGCCCTATCTCACCTCGGGATGGAAAAATTAAGGATGATCAATACATTTACATGGTCCTTGAGTTTGGCGAAATTGATTTAGCACATATGGTTGCTCAGAAGTGGAAGGAGAGGAacaactcaaatatgaaaatagaTGAAAATTGGCTGCGGTTTTATTGGCAG CAAATGCTTGAAGCAGTCAATACAATACATGAGGAACGGATAGTGCATTCCGATTTGAAGCCTGCAAATTTTATGCTTGTGAAGGGATCACTGAAGCTAATAGACTTTGGCATTGCCAAAGCTATAATGAATGATACGACAAACATTCAGCGTGATTCTCAG GTAGGAACACTTAACTACATGTCACCCGAAGCATTGCTATGCAATGAGCAAGATTCCAGTGGGAACATTTTCAAGTGTGGTCGGCCAACTGATATCTGGTCTCTTGGATGTATTCTTTATCAGATGGTGTATGGTAAGACACCATTTGCAGACTACACGACTTTCTGGACCAAATTCAAAGCTGTTACCGATAGGAACCACAAGATCAGTTATGAACCGGTCGACAACCCATGGCTTATTGATCTCATGCAAAGGTGCCTGGCCTGGGACCGAGACGAACGGTGGAGAATACCTCAATTGCTTCAACacccctttcttgtccctctggTGCCACGGGATTTGCCTCCCATCGACCCTGATCCTGATCCGTGCAGCATGCTGATGGACCAGGTCAGACCACACTGGGACAATCCCGAGGTTGCCAGACTTTGCTCCGAGCTTCGAGGCGTGATTGCAAAGTGCAAGGAGGATCAGAGCAGTCAAAGCACTGAAACGTAA
- the LOC109776438 gene encoding serine/threonine-protein kinase MPS1 isoform X5, producing MERRGNFLRPPAPDDAAAAGRSATFPAAGDTGHTNLTSSSGSSSSSTVTGDPLDFLGQIHAACKRQRPLGTTQRATRILLPRGEGPAKAGTSPSVRQSSGGMAMQKQSGVLTASRLQKVSPDQKDVNAGAGVLASNQNDMLTTPSMLSTITDGHNQIAGQNDQQKNEMNMFVDRNKSSLDVSSSRITSRNASVAVGFKKDQFYSVGDSHLTSQGDNYHVAQAAHDQGGKHQKLELAGASVEMDVKYDAANLPQKVIEEACNQNHGEPMTRCSVVGSSVTAVSLHSGQNTRVPQSNRYASPMQMPECTVESSAAIPGSVPPKQQEAAMPSSVGDWNPKNHQVPNTTDKAAPGNGGLPSQGQGLSANEQSTSAKDGGTSQANRDQKERRKKGYDPEHFFKVNGKLYQKLGKIGSGGSSEVHKVISMERAIYALKKIKLKGRDYPTAYGFCQEIGYLNKLKGKSNIIQLIDYEQMLEAVNTIHEERIVHSDLKPANFMLVKGSLKLIDFGIAKAIMNDTTNIQRDSQVGTLNYMSPEALLCNEQDSSGNIFKCGRPTDIWSLGCILYQMVYGKTPFADYTTFWTKFKAVTDRNHKISYEPVDNPWLIDLMQRCLAWDRDERWRIPQLLQHPFLVPLVPRDLPPIDPDPDPCSMLMDQVRPHWDNPEVARLCSELRGVIAKCKEDQSSQSTET from the exons ATGGAGAGGAGGGGTAACTTCCTCCGGCCCCCGGCCCCCGACGACGCCGCGGCCGCCGGCAGGAGCGCCACGTTCCCCGCCGCCGGGGACACGGGCCACACCAACCTCACCTCCTCCTCgggctcctcctcctcatccaccGTCACGGGCGACCCTCTCGACTTCCTGGGCCAGATCCATGCGGCCTGCAagcgccagaggcccctcg GTACAACACAGCGTGCAACTCGTATCCTGTTGCCTCGAGGTGAGGGGCCGGCGAAAGCTGGTACCAGCCCTTCTGTTCGACAGAGTTCTGGAGGAATGGCTATGCAGAAGCAGAGTGGCGTGCTGACGGCCTCCAGGTTGCAAAAGGTGTCACCTGATCAAAAGGATGTTAACGCTGGTGCAGGAGTACTGGCATCAAATCAAAACGACATGTTGACTACACCTTCCATGTTGAGTACTATCACAGATGGCCATAATCAGATTGCTGGTCAAAACGACCAGCAGAAGAATGAAATGAATATGTTTGTGGACAGGAATAAGTCGTCGTTAGATGTTTCTTCATCTCGGATCACATCTCGAAATGCATCAGTGGCCGTCGGTTTCAAGAAAGATCAGTTTTATTCAGTTGGCGATTCACACTTAACTTCTCAGG GAGATAATTATCATGTGGCTCAGGCAGCACATGATCAAGGCGGGAAACATCAGAAGCTTGAGCTAGCTGGTGCATCAGTTGAGATGGATGTCAAGTATGATGCAGCAAATTTGCCTCAAAAAGTGATTGAAGAAGCTTGTAATCAGAATCATGGAGAGCCAATGACCCGTTGCTCTGTCGTTGGTTCTTCTGTTACTGCTGTATCACTACATTCAGGGCAAAATACACGAGTTCCTCAGAGTAACCGATATGCTTCGCCAATGCAGATGCCTGAATGTACAGTGGAATCATCTGCAGCTATACCGGGTAGTGTCCCTCCCAAACAGCAAGAAGCTGCAATGCCATCAAGTGTTGGTGATTGGAATCCTAAAAACCATCAGGTTCCTAATACAACGGACAAAGCTGCCCCTGGCAATGGAGGTTTGCCATCCCAAGGCCAAGGGTTATCTGCTAATGAACAATCTACGTCTGCCAAGGATGGGGGTACTTCGCAAGCAAACAGGGATCAGAAGGAGCGCCGAAAAAAGGGTTATGATCCTGAACATTTCTTTAAGGTGAACGGGAAACTTTATCAGAAACTTGGTAAAATAGGTTCTGGTGGCAGCAGTGAAGTTCACAAAGTTATATCAATGGAACGTGCAATATACGCCCTGAAAAAGATAAAGCTTAAAGGTCGTGACTACCCGACGGCATATGGCTTTTGCCAAGAAATCGGTTACCTAAATAAGCTGAAAGGAAAGAGTAACATCATACAGCTAATTGATTACGAG CAAATGCTTGAAGCAGTCAATACAATACATGAGGAACGGATAGTGCATTCCGATTTGAAGCCTGCAAATTTTATGCTTGTGAAGGGATCACTGAAGCTAATAGACTTTGGCATTGCCAAAGCTATAATGAATGATACGACAAACATTCAGCGTGATTCTCAG GTAGGAACACTTAACTACATGTCACCCGAAGCATTGCTATGCAATGAGCAAGATTCCAGTGGGAACATTTTCAAGTGTGGTCGGCCAACTGATATCTGGTCTCTTGGATGTATTCTTTATCAGATGGTGTATGGTAAGACACCATTTGCAGACTACACGACTTTCTGGACCAAATTCAAAGCTGTTACCGATAGGAACCACAAGATCAGTTATGAACCGGTCGACAACCCATGGCTTATTGATCTCATGCAAAGGTGCCTGGCCTGGGACCGAGACGAACGGTGGAGAATACCTCAATTGCTTCAACacccctttcttgtccctctggTGCCACGGGATTTGCCTCCCATCGACCCTGATCCTGATCCGTGCAGCATGCTGATGGACCAGGTCAGACCACACTGGGACAATCCCGAGGTTGCCAGACTTTGCTCCGAGCTTCGAGGCGTGATTGCAAAGTGCAAGGAGGATCAGAGCAGTCAAAGCACTGAAACGTAA